A stretch of the Vitis vinifera cultivar Pinot Noir 40024 chromosome 16, ASM3070453v1 genome encodes the following:
- the LOC132255331 gene encoding LEAF RUST 10 DISEASE-RESISTANCE LOCUS RECEPTOR-LIKE PROTEIN KINASE-like 1.2, which produces MMLRETKVVALTVFHTFLLAICSANGNQTCRPSSCGDIQKISNPFRLKGDPSGCGDPDYELVCENNRTMVNLEHGKYYVADINYDNYTIRVVDPGVEKGNCFSAPLYSLTREIFRSDKRAYFLNPHEATNTTVLMNCEQPISDGNYIPITPCNRSNVTSSSSQAYVYALVGGGDSLLVNDIKYSCTISRTIITQFLKPGNLSRVLFWVLVL; this is translated from the exons ATGATGCTCAGAGAAACAAAAGTTGTGGCATTAACAGTCTTCCACACTTTCTTGCTTGCAATTTGTTCTGCTAATGGAAACCAGACATGCAGGCCTTCTTCTTGTGGAGATATTCAAAAAATTAGCAACCCTTTCCGATTGAAAGGTGATCCGTCTGGGTGTGGTGATCCTGACTATGAATTGGTCTGCGAAAACAATCGTACTATGGTAAACCTGGAGCATGGGAAATACTATGTTGCCGATATCAACTACGATAACTACACCATTCGGGTAGTGGATCCAGGGGTGGAAAAGGGCAACTGTTTCTCCGCTCCTCTGTATTCCTTGACAAGAGAAATATTCCGTTCGGATAAGAGAGCATATTTTTTGAATCCGCATGAAGCGACCAATACCACGGTTTTGATGAACTGCGAGCAGCCAATAAGTGATGGCAACTATATTCCTATCACTCCTTGCAACAGAAGCAATGTGACTTCATCTTCCTCACAAGCATATGTTTATGCACTAGTCGGCGGAGGAGACTCCCTGCTGGTGAATGATATTAAGTATTCATGCACCATTAGCAGGACTATTATTACTCAATTCTTGAAGCCCGGCAATCTTTCAAG GGTACTCTTTTGGGTATTGGTTCTCTGA